In the Thermodesulfovibrio yellowstonii DSM 11347 genome, one interval contains:
- a CDS encoding glycosyltransferase family 9 protein codes for MKLRIRENLLYFLLKIIKKLDQRQTELKYFNPDEVRNILVVSSTAIGDTLMSTPAIRAIREKYPKAKIIAHFNVKNMELFENNPHIDGIIPYYRGWKKFFKTIREFRKHKFDVAVILHGNEPQATPMAYLGEARFIVKVPNSNRFKFLLSNSNELYTWDDFTHGVEARLKSAELIGCNIRDKRMVLPIQNEGEDFVKKFLKQNNIDENNTIIGFQVGASTVSRMWLPERFIELGKKLIQLDSKIKIIITGSPSEYSYCQKIAQSIGKGAVVSAGKIPLKYLPSLIKKLRVLVTGDTGIMHMAIALGTPIIGLFAVSDPNRSGAYYDLDKHFIIKKDRTCEPCISKKCKYPVCMESISVEEVYKVIIKFLNL; via the coding sequence AGAGAAAATCTTTTGTATTTTTTATTAAAAATAATTAAAAAATTGGACCAAAGGCAAACAGAACTGAAATATTTTAATCCAGATGAGGTAAGGAATATTCTTGTGGTGTCTTCAACCGCTATCGGAGATACACTTATGTCAACTCCTGCAATAAGAGCTATAAGAGAGAAATATCCTAAAGCTAAAATTATTGCCCATTTTAATGTAAAAAACATGGAACTTTTCGAAAACAATCCCCATATTGACGGAATAATTCCCTACTACAGAGGGTGGAAAAAGTTTTTTAAAACAATCAGAGAATTCCGAAAACATAAATTTGATGTAGCTGTAATCCTTCATGGCAACGAACCTCAGGCAACTCCGATGGCATACCTCGGAGAAGCAAGATTTATCGTTAAAGTGCCAAATTCTAATAGGTTTAAATTTCTGCTTTCTAACTCAAATGAGCTGTATACATGGGATGATTTTACGCATGGAGTTGAGGCTAGGCTAAAATCAGCAGAATTGATAGGATGTAATATTAGAGATAAAAGAATGGTTTTACCAATTCAAAATGAGGGAGAAGATTTTGTAAAAAAATTTTTAAAACAAAACAATATTGATGAAAATAACACAATCATAGGATTTCAAGTGGGAGCTTCAACTGTAAGTAGAATGTGGTTGCCGGAACGATTTATAGAATTAGGGAAAAAATTAATCCAATTAGACTCTAAAATAAAAATTATAATAACTGGTTCTCCCAGTGAATATTCATACTGTCAAAAAATCGCTCAAAGTATAGGAAAAGGAGCAGTTGTTTCGGCAGGTAAAATTCCTTTAAAATATCTCCCATCTCTCATAAAGAAATTAAGAGTTTTAGTTACAGGAGACACAGGAATTATGCATATGGCAATTGCTTTGGGAACGCCGATAATTGGATTATTTGCTGTTTCTGATCCTAATCGGTCTGGAGCATATTATGATTTAGATAAGCATTTTATTATCAAAAAAGATAGAACATGTGAACCATGTATAAGTAAAAAATGTAAATATCCCGTATGTATGGAAA